One region of Edaphobacter bradus genomic DNA includes:
- a CDS encoding MIP/aquaporin family protein, protein MKPDLLRRVAAEFIGTLFLLAAVVGSGIMGDRLAAGNVAIALLANSIATGTALVAIILTFGPISGAHLNPAVTLADAWQGGIAWREAPAYLLAQLTGAVAGVAIAHLMFGLPLFAASTHARSGPAQLISEFIATFGLLAVIWGCARQRPSAIPFAVGAYITAAYWFTSSTSFANPAVTLARALTNTLAGIRPVDVAPFIAAQLTGALAATLLLRWLAR, encoded by the coding sequence ATGAAGCCTGACTTACTGCGGCGCGTCGCTGCCGAATTTATCGGAACACTCTTTCTCCTCGCCGCCGTCGTCGGCTCCGGCATCATGGGTGACCGCCTCGCCGCAGGCAACGTAGCCATCGCACTTCTGGCAAACTCGATCGCAACCGGCACGGCCCTGGTCGCCATCATCCTCACCTTCGGCCCCATCTCCGGCGCACATCTCAATCCAGCAGTAACGCTGGCGGATGCCTGGCAGGGCGGCATCGCATGGCGCGAAGCTCCCGCCTACCTCCTCGCCCAGCTCACAGGAGCCGTCGCCGGAGTCGCCATCGCACACCTGATGTTCGGCCTCCCGCTCTTCGCCGCCTCCACCCACGCAAGAAGTGGCCCCGCGCAACTCATCAGCGAGTTCATCGCCACCTTCGGCCTGCTCGCCGTCATCTGGGGATGCGCCCGCCAACGCCCCTCCGCCATCCCGTTCGCAGTAGGAGCCTACATCACCGCAGCCTACTGGTTCACATCCTCGACATCCTTCGCCAACCCCGCCGTCACCCTCGCCCGCGCCCTCACCAACACCCTCGCCGGAATACGCCCCGTCGACGTCGCACCCTTCATCGCAGCCCAACTCACAGGCGCCCTCGCCGCAACTCTCCTCTTACGATGGCTGGCCCGCTGA
- the rpsF gene encoding 30S ribosomal protein S6, producing the protein MSRTYEVMFIVRPDVEEADLDKLIEGFEKNVTDGGGELKSTEKMGRRRLAYTVRKFNDGFYVLMTVVAAGSLIAEIERRLRVSEQVIKFITVRIDEEEKRLAKVKAIRDTKVKRSAQPAAPAVVESAAEHAAVTPAAAEAHAV; encoded by the coding sequence ATGAGTCGCACTTACGAAGTTATGTTCATCGTTCGTCCGGACGTTGAAGAGGCAGACCTGGACAAGCTGATCGAAGGCTTTGAGAAGAACGTCACCGATGGTGGCGGCGAGCTGAAGAGCACGGAGAAGATGGGCCGCCGCCGGCTGGCTTACACGGTCCGCAAGTTCAATGACGGTTTCTACGTCCTGATGACCGTCGTTGCTGCCGGCTCGCTGATCGCTGAGATCGAGCGACGTCTGCGCGTGTCCGAGCAGGTGATCAAGTTCATCACGGTCCGTATCGACGAGGAAGAGAAGCGCCTGGCGAAGGTCAAGGCGATTCGCGACACGAAGGTGAAGCGCAGCGCGCAGCCTGCGGCTCCTGCTGTGGTCGAGAGCGCCGCGGAGCACGCGGCTGTGACTCCTGCTGCTGCCGAGGCTCACGCCGTCTAA
- a CDS encoding AAA family ATPase, translated as MTKKKPNLALAATALQEHFPGLPLESLVSSNRTFPITSRVDLQRALDQVFQDSQTKLHGLHARYAHETITVAHLLITDQFPVVLSPIQQDDVDCGDAVPTRCLQRALWLAESDGIRFACLLGPAVQFGRGTGIHFEITVPAGEEAAQFVNNLFAHIQKKVHETASYRGKVISLEFMPDFSGTAGNIRVHKLPRISRENVILPTRTLELLERNVTGFAQQRTELQRLGLPVKKGLLFYGPPGTGKTYTIQYLATQLPDHTTLLITAEHVALLDQYFQLARHLQPAVIVLEDVDLIGRARETMDGACEESMLNKLLNEMDGLREDAEIFFVLTTNRPEQLEAALASRPGRIDQAIEFPLPDEVGRRQLIRLYSRGLVIADELAQTVVKKTSGVSAAFIKELMRRSAQFYLQAKRTGDLTQQDVDDALDEMLFAGGSLNRKLLGAFGSELSH; from the coding sequence ATGACGAAAAAGAAGCCCAACCTTGCTCTCGCCGCGACTGCGCTTCAGGAGCATTTCCCCGGCCTGCCGTTGGAATCACTCGTCTCGTCCAATCGGACATTCCCGATAACGTCGCGCGTCGATCTGCAGCGCGCTCTTGATCAAGTCTTTCAAGACTCCCAAACAAAGCTCCACGGCCTGCACGCTCGGTATGCGCATGAAACAATCACCGTCGCTCATCTGCTCATCACCGATCAATTTCCTGTCGTCCTCAGCCCCATCCAGCAAGATGACGTCGATTGTGGCGATGCAGTCCCGACTCGCTGCCTGCAACGTGCGCTCTGGCTTGCAGAGTCCGATGGAATCCGCTTCGCCTGCCTCCTCGGCCCTGCCGTCCAGTTCGGACGCGGAACTGGAATTCATTTCGAGATCACTGTGCCTGCGGGAGAGGAAGCTGCTCAATTCGTCAACAATCTCTTCGCTCACATTCAGAAAAAGGTTCACGAAACAGCCTCCTATCGCGGCAAAGTAATCTCGCTTGAATTCATGCCGGACTTCTCAGGAACTGCAGGCAACATTCGCGTCCATAAACTCCCACGTATTTCTCGCGAGAATGTGATCCTTCCGACCAGGACACTCGAACTGCTGGAGCGAAATGTCACTGGCTTCGCTCAACAGCGAACCGAACTTCAGCGGCTCGGCCTGCCCGTCAAGAAGGGACTGCTCTTCTACGGCCCTCCGGGAACCGGCAAAACCTACACCATCCAATATCTGGCGACGCAACTTCCGGACCATACCACGCTCCTCATTACTGCAGAGCACGTTGCGCTTCTGGATCAATATTTCCAACTCGCAAGGCATCTTCAGCCAGCGGTAATCGTCCTCGAAGACGTCGATCTCATCGGTCGGGCCCGTGAGACGATGGACGGAGCATGCGAGGAGTCCATGCTCAACAAACTGCTCAACGAGATGGACGGTCTTCGCGAAGACGCCGAGATCTTCTTCGTTCTCACAACCAACAGGCCCGAACAACTGGAAGCCGCCCTCGCCTCCCGCCCTGGCCGCATCGACCAGGCCATCGAATTTCCTCTTCCCGATGAGGTTGGCCGCCGTCAGCTAATCCGGCTCTACTCCCGCGGCCTTGTCATCGCGGATGAACTCGCACAGACGGTCGTAAAGAAGACGAGCGGAGTAAGCGCCGCCTTCATCAAGGAGCTCATGAGACGCTCCGCGCAGTTCTACCTCCAGGCAAAGCGCACCGGAGACCTCACCCAGCAGGACGTAGACGATGCCCTCGACGAGATGCTCTTTGCCGGAGGCTCTCTGAACCGAAAACTCCTCGGAGCGTTCGGGAGTGAGCTTTCTCATTGA
- a CDS encoding NAD(P)-dependent alcohol dehydrogenase, protein MYNAKAYSAASSTSPLASTTIARRDPTENDVQIEILFCGICHSDLHQARNEWSGALPTVYPCVPGHEIVGRVTKVGSAVTKFKPGDLAAVGCMVDSDGTCPECKQGLEQFCPHMTLTYNFPDKHTGGVTYGGYSDSIVVTERFVLKVPSNLPLAGTAPLLCAGITTYSPLRHWGVTKGKKVGIVGLGGLGHMGVKFAHALGAHVVLFTTSPNKKDDAFRLCANEVVISTNANEMAKHAGSFDFILDCVSADHDISAYLNLLRRDGNLTLVGAPEKPLSIPAFSLLFGRRSLSGSPIGGIAETQEMLDFCGKHNITADVEIIPIQKVNEAYDRLVKADVKYRFSIDMASLKSE, encoded by the coding sequence ATGTACAACGCCAAAGCCTACTCCGCCGCCAGTTCGACTTCGCCGCTTGCATCCACTACGATCGCGCGGCGCGATCCAACCGAGAACGACGTCCAGATCGAAATCCTCTTCTGTGGAATCTGTCACTCCGACCTCCACCAGGCCCGCAACGAGTGGAGCGGCGCTCTCCCCACCGTCTATCCCTGCGTCCCCGGCCACGAGATCGTCGGCCGCGTCACCAAAGTCGGCTCAGCCGTTACCAAATTCAAACCCGGCGACCTCGCCGCCGTGGGCTGCATGGTCGACTCCGACGGAACCTGCCCCGAGTGCAAACAAGGCCTCGAGCAGTTCTGCCCCCACATGACCCTCACCTACAACTTCCCCGACAAGCACACCGGAGGCGTCACCTACGGCGGCTACTCTGACTCGATCGTCGTCACCGAGCGCTTCGTCCTCAAAGTCCCCTCGAACCTCCCGCTCGCCGGAACCGCGCCTCTCCTCTGCGCCGGAATCACCACCTACTCGCCCCTCCGCCACTGGGGAGTCACCAAGGGCAAAAAGGTCGGCATCGTCGGACTCGGCGGACTCGGCCACATGGGCGTCAAATTCGCTCACGCTCTCGGAGCCCACGTCGTCCTCTTCACCACCTCGCCCAACAAGAAAGACGACGCTTTCCGGCTCTGTGCCAACGAGGTCGTCATCTCGACAAACGCAAACGAGATGGCAAAACACGCAGGCAGCTTTGACTTCATCCTCGATTGCGTCTCTGCCGACCACGACATCAGCGCCTACCTCAACCTTCTTCGCCGCGACGGAAACCTCACCCTCGTCGGCGCGCCCGAAAAGCCACTCTCCATCCCCGCCTTCAGCCTGCTCTTCGGCCGCCGCAGTCTCTCCGGCTCGCCCATCGGCGGCATCGCTGAAACCCAGGAGATGCTCGACTTCTGCGGCAAGCACAACATCACCGCCGACGTAGAAATCATCCCTATCCAGAAGGTCAACGAAGCTTACGACAGGCTCGTGAAGGCCGACGTCAAATACCGCTTCTCCATCGACATGGCTTCACTCAAATCCGAATAA
- the rpsR gene encoding 30S ribosomal protein S18, producing the protein MADEINSTHSTEQSAPTPRPSGPGGPRGPRPGGGPGGPGGPGGRKFFRRKKVCKFCTEKIEAISYRDVRLLQQFVAERGKIVPRRLTGVCTRHQRRLSQAIKQSRNIALLAFAARF; encoded by the coding sequence ATGGCTGACGAAATCAACAGCACGCATTCCACTGAGCAGAGCGCTCCGACGCCGCGTCCTTCCGGCCCTGGCGGACCTCGCGGGCCGCGTCCGGGGGGCGGCCCTGGTGGTCCCGGCGGACCTGGCGGACGGAAGTTCTTCCGCCGCAAGAAGGTCTGCAAGTTCTGCACGGAGAAGATCGAAGCGATCTCGTACCGCGACGTTCGCCTGCTGCAGCAGTTTGTTGCCGAGCGTGGCAAGATCGTTCCGCGCCGCCTGACGGGCGTTTGCACGCGCCACCAGCGCCGCCTGAGCCAGGCGATCAAGCAGTCGCGCAACATCGCGCTGCTTGCCTTTGCCGCGCGCTTCTAA
- a CDS encoding arsenate reductase ArsC: protein MPIPTPQHYNILFLCTGNSARSIMSEGILNHRAKGAFTAYSAGSHPSGTVRPEALHQLELAGIPTTGFRSKSWDEFAAPGAPQINFVFTVCDNAAHEVCPIWPGHPMTAHWGVADPAAVKGTPEEIERAFHDAFTHLDRRISLFLSLPLSTLEDMAIQREIDQIGRQ from the coding sequence ATGCCAATACCCACGCCGCAACACTACAACATCCTCTTCCTCTGCACCGGCAACTCGGCGCGCTCCATCATGTCCGAAGGCATCCTCAACCATCGCGCCAAAGGAGCTTTCACCGCCTACAGCGCAGGCAGCCATCCCTCAGGAACCGTGCGCCCCGAAGCCCTCCACCAGCTCGAACTCGCGGGAATCCCTACCACCGGCTTTCGCAGCAAATCATGGGATGAGTTCGCCGCACCCGGCGCGCCGCAGATCAACTTCGTCTTCACCGTCTGCGACAACGCCGCCCACGAGGTCTGCCCCATCTGGCCCGGACACCCCATGACCGCTCACTGGGGAGTCGCCGATCCCGCCGCCGTCAAAGGCACCCCCGAAGAGATCGAGCGCGCCTTTCACGACGCCTTCACCCACCTCGACCGCCGCATCAGTCTCTTCCTCTCTCTTCCCCTATCGACCCTCGAAGACATGGCGATCCAGAGAGAGATCGACCAAATCGGCCGCCAATGA
- the pth gene encoding aminoacyl-tRNA hydrolase, with translation MKLIVGLGNPGIEYQFTPHNAGFLAVDRIAEDCGVVMANRRGRALTAKVKLGGQDVLLAKPETFMNLSGLSVAALVRELEIENVSEDVIVLYDELALPLGTIRIRQNGRANGHNGVKSVSGALGTEEWLRIRIGVGKPALADGREGGQQVRAGGSDYLLSPMRKQELAVLDEVLDRVKSAVEMVLTKGVSAAMSEFNRRPDEPGSEESKEKQ, from the coding sequence GTGAAGCTGATTGTCGGGCTGGGAAATCCTGGGATCGAATATCAGTTCACACCTCACAACGCGGGTTTTCTGGCGGTTGATCGCATCGCGGAGGATTGCGGCGTGGTGATGGCAAACCGCCGGGGACGAGCGCTGACGGCGAAGGTGAAGCTGGGAGGGCAGGATGTTCTGCTGGCCAAGCCGGAGACCTTCATGAATCTGAGCGGGCTTTCAGTGGCCGCGCTGGTTCGTGAGTTGGAGATTGAGAACGTCTCGGAGGATGTGATTGTCCTCTACGACGAGTTGGCATTGCCGCTGGGCACGATTCGGATTCGTCAGAATGGACGGGCGAACGGGCACAACGGAGTGAAGTCGGTTTCGGGAGCGCTTGGAACCGAAGAGTGGCTGCGGATTCGGATTGGCGTCGGCAAGCCCGCGCTGGCCGATGGCAGAGAGGGCGGGCAACAGGTTAGGGCGGGAGGCAGCGATTATCTGCTCTCGCCGATGCGCAAGCAGGAGCTTGCGGTGCTGGATGAGGTGCTCGATCGCGTGAAGAGCGCGGTGGAGATGGTGTTGACGAAGGGCGTCAGCGCCGCGATGAGTGAGTTCAACCGGAGACCCGATGAGCCTGGCTCGGAGGAGTCGAAGGAAAAGCAGTAA
- a CDS encoding DUF5808 domain-containing protein, which produces MPHRLAVVPVWIILGIVLSLVVISLVLLLAPKGQRPPDEAWNGLFYSNRDDPALLVPKRFGIGYTLNFGHPWSWAVLAVIALGAALPFVLTAVFMRHLPR; this is translated from the coding sequence ATGCCGCACCGATTAGCCGTCGTTCCGGTCTGGATCATTCTTGGCATAGTTCTGTCCCTCGTGGTGATCTCGCTTGTTCTGCTCCTGGCTCCGAAGGGGCAAAGGCCGCCGGATGAGGCGTGGAATGGCTTGTTTTATTCCAATCGCGACGATCCGGCGCTTCTGGTGCCGAAGCGTTTTGGTATTGGATACACGCTGAACTTCGGCCATCCGTGGTCGTGGGCTGTGCTTGCCGTGATTGCTCTTGGAGCGGCGCTTCCGTTTGTTTTGACCGCGGTATTTATGCGTCATCTGCCCAGGTAG
- the rplI gene encoding 50S ribosomal protein L9, giving the protein MEVILKEDVLKLGHRGDVVKVADGYGRNYLLPEKLAIEATEANKAVIEQMKASAVRKSAKEKVDAEALAQQLNEVELVFERKVGEHDHLFGSVTSGDIAHELEAKGYTIDRRKIALDDPLKTIGEYYVPVKLHREVTSHVKVVVKGDQPEAEAITTAVATE; this is encoded by the coding sequence ATGGAAGTAATTCTTAAGGAAGACGTACTGAAGCTCGGGCATCGCGGCGATGTGGTGAAGGTCGCCGACGGCTACGGGCGCAACTACCTGCTGCCGGAGAAGCTTGCGATTGAAGCAACGGAAGCGAACAAGGCTGTCATCGAGCAGATGAAGGCTTCGGCTGTGCGCAAGTCCGCCAAGGAGAAGGTCGACGCCGAGGCGCTGGCGCAGCAGCTCAACGAGGTCGAACTGGTGTTCGAGCGCAAGGTGGGCGAGCATGACCACCTGTTCGGCTCGGTGACCTCGGGCGACATCGCGCATGAGCTTGAGGCGAAGGGCTACACGATCGATCGCCGCAAGATCGCGCTCGACGATCCGCTGAAGACGATCGGCGAGTACTACGTTCCGGTGAAGCTGCACCGCGAGGTGACCAGCCACGTGAAGGTTGTGGTGAAGGGCGATCAGCCTGAGGCTGAGGCCATCACCACCGCCGTTGCGACTGAGTAG
- a CDS encoding 50S ribosomal protein L25, whose translation MAASTAVEAVVATPREGKFNKNAARRVRVAGKIPAVVYGAGQEPVAVTVDPKVITKILHSESGHNTIFDLTIEGGAGTKAMIVDWQHEPIKGKLLHIDLKRIAMDKAMRVSVPIQLVGIPDGVKNHGGILEHVMREVEIECLPADIPSHLDVDVTNMPLHGLIHVSDLPHSGSIKFLADENATVAHVGIVKEEAPAEVVEAAPTEPEVAKKGKTETAEAAAPAAKK comes from the coding sequence ATGGCAGCATCAACGGCAGTAGAGGCAGTGGTCGCGACTCCTCGCGAGGGTAAGTTCAACAAGAATGCGGCTCGCCGCGTTCGCGTCGCGGGCAAGATTCCCGCGGTCGTCTATGGCGCGGGGCAGGAGCCTGTGGCGGTCACAGTCGACCCCAAGGTCATCACGAAGATTCTGCACTCGGAGTCGGGCCACAACACGATCTTCGATCTGACGATCGAGGGCGGCGCGGGAACGAAGGCGATGATTGTGGACTGGCAGCATGAGCCGATCAAGGGCAAGCTGCTGCACATCGATCTGAAGCGGATCGCGATGGACAAGGCAATGCGCGTCTCCGTGCCGATCCAGCTGGTTGGAATTCCTGATGGCGTGAAGAACCATGGCGGAATCCTCGAGCACGTTATGCGTGAGGTCGAGATTGAGTGCTTGCCGGCAGACATTCCGAGCCACCTCGATGTCGATGTGACGAACATGCCTCTGCATGGTCTGATCCACGTTTCGGATCTTCCTCACTCAGGCAGCATCAAGTTCCTTGCGGATGAGAATGCGACAGTTGCGCACGTCGGGATCGTCAAGGAAGAGGCTCCGGCTGAGGTTGTGGAAGCTGCTCCGACTGAGCCTGAGGTCGCGAAGAAGGGCAAGACTGAGACGGCTGAAGCTGCTGCTCCGGCTGCGAAGAAGTAA
- a CDS encoding arsenite methyltransferase — MDTQSAIREKYGSIAQSVTTTGSQACCDPALRCCDPITKDLYSSSEQGTLPEKAVLASLGCGNPTALIDLKPGETVLDLGSGGGIDVLLSAKRVGPTGKAYGLDMTDEMLTLARENQRQAGVANVEFLKGEIENIPLPDNSVDVIISNCVINLSTNKDRVLREAFRVLRPGGRFAVSDVVVRGEVPESVRKSMLLWVGCIAGALEEQEYRAKLQSACFENIDLEITRTYNIEDARHFLTEAGINVDEIAPQVEGKFVSAFVRATKPQQSCCGTINGPACCASTPPSLP; from the coding sequence ATGGACACCCAATCCGCCATTCGCGAAAAATACGGCTCCATCGCCCAAAGCGTCACCACCACAGGATCGCAGGCCTGCTGCGACCCCGCGCTCCGCTGCTGCGACCCCATCACCAAAGACCTGTACAGCAGCTCAGAGCAGGGCACCCTCCCCGAAAAGGCCGTTCTCGCCTCCCTCGGCTGCGGCAACCCAACTGCCCTCATCGACCTCAAGCCCGGCGAGACCGTGCTCGATCTCGGCTCCGGAGGCGGAATCGACGTCCTTCTCTCCGCCAAACGCGTAGGCCCCACCGGCAAGGCCTACGGCCTCGACATGACCGACGAGATGCTCACCCTCGCCCGCGAAAACCAGCGGCAGGCAGGCGTCGCCAACGTCGAATTTCTCAAAGGAGAGATCGAGAACATTCCCCTCCCCGACAACTCCGTCGACGTCATCATCTCCAACTGCGTCATCAACCTCTCCACCAACAAAGACCGCGTCCTTCGCGAGGCCTTCCGCGTCCTGCGTCCCGGCGGACGCTTCGCCGTCTCCGACGTCGTCGTTCGCGGCGAAGTCCCCGAGTCCGTCCGCAAAAGCATGCTCCTCTGGGTAGGCTGCATCGCCGGTGCGCTCGAAGAGCAGGAGTACCGCGCCAAACTTCAGTCCGCCTGCTTCGAAAACATCGACCTCGAGATCACCCGCACCTACAACATCGAGGACGCCCGCCACTTCCTCACCGAAGCCGGAATCAACGTAGACGAGATCGCCCCACAGGTCGAAGGCAAATTCGTCAGCGCATTCGTCCGCGCCACCAAGCCTCAACAATCCTGCTGCGGCACAATTAACGGCCCAGCCTGCTGCGCCAGCACTCCACCGTCCCTCCCATAA
- a CDS encoding ArsR/SmtB family transcription factor: MSRRAKPFDLVRLFAALADPTRLRLLNLMRGREVCVCYFVEILEQSQPKISRHLAYLRRAGIVNARRDGKWMHYRMVRPGDVAAASILDAVLASLEQEAVMQGDEARLSRACCQPARFVALEGAPLPVQVGTVS; this comes from the coding sequence ATGAGCCGCCGTGCTAAACCTTTTGACCTGGTTCGCCTGTTTGCAGCACTTGCCGACCCGACACGCCTCAGGTTGTTGAACCTGATGCGGGGGCGCGAGGTGTGCGTGTGCTACTTCGTCGAGATATTGGAGCAGAGTCAACCGAAGATCTCGCGGCATCTCGCTTACCTGCGGAGAGCTGGGATTGTGAATGCACGACGAGATGGGAAGTGGATGCACTACAGGATGGTGCGGCCGGGGGATGTGGCTGCGGCGTCGATTCTCGACGCAGTACTGGCCTCGCTGGAGCAAGAGGCTGTGATGCAGGGCGATGAGGCCCGGTTGAGCCGCGCTTGCTGCCAGCCGGCGAGGTTCGTTGCGCTTGAAGGGGCTCCTTTGCCGGTGCAGGTGGGGACGGTTTCCTGA
- a CDS encoding ribose-phosphate diphosphokinase yields the protein MSQPVPASSAQGQPGGQAKTSPKRAGRIPEPKRFKIFCGSSNQPLAEEICKFVGVPLGETRLQRFSDGEVHFQLLENVRGVDVFVVQPTCWPVDQHLMELLIMIDALKRASAGRITVVIPYYGYARQDRKDRPRVAITSKLVADLLERAGANRALLVDLHAAQIQGFFDIPVDHLFASPVLVSYFREMNLPNLTVVSPDAGGVERARFFAKKLEVPLAIVDKRRTDINVTEVMNVIGDVEGRTCLILDDIIDTAGTLVKTADALLEQGAAKVYACATHPVLSGPAVERIMNSRLEQVVVTNTIPLQEDAAKVGKIKVLSIAGLLGRAIESIHMETSVSTLFS from the coding sequence ATCTCCCAGCCTGTGCCAGCCAGCTCCGCGCAGGGTCAGCCCGGCGGACAGGCCAAAACAAGCCCGAAGCGCGCGGGACGGATTCCCGAGCCAAAGCGCTTCAAGATCTTCTGCGGATCTTCGAATCAGCCTCTGGCTGAGGAGATCTGCAAGTTCGTCGGTGTGCCGCTGGGCGAGACCCGGTTGCAGAGATTCTCCGACGGCGAGGTTCACTTTCAGCTGCTGGAGAACGTCCGCGGAGTGGACGTTTTTGTCGTGCAGCCTACGTGTTGGCCGGTGGATCAGCACCTCATGGAGCTGCTGATCATGATCGACGCGCTGAAGCGCGCATCCGCCGGGCGCATCACGGTTGTGATTCCGTATTACGGCTACGCGAGGCAGGACCGCAAGGACCGACCGAGGGTGGCGATCACGTCGAAGCTGGTGGCAGACCTTCTGGAGAGGGCCGGTGCGAACCGGGCTCTGCTGGTGGATCTGCACGCAGCACAGATCCAGGGGTTCTTCGATATTCCGGTGGATCATCTGTTCGCCAGCCCGGTGCTGGTGAGCTACTTCCGGGAGATGAACCTTCCGAACCTGACGGTGGTCTCGCCGGATGCGGGAGGCGTGGAGCGGGCGAGATTCTTCGCCAAGAAGCTGGAAGTACCGTTGGCCATCGTGGATAAGCGACGGACCGACATTAATGTGACCGAGGTGATGAACGTCATCGGCGATGTAGAGGGCCGGACGTGTCTGATCCTCGACGACATTATCGACACCGCCGGAACGCTGGTGAAGACGGCGGATGCGCTGCTGGAACAGGGCGCGGCAAAGGTTTATGCGTGCGCAACGCATCCTGTGCTCTCGGGCCCGGCGGTGGAGCGGATTATGAACTCACGGCTGGAGCAGGTGGTCGTGACGAACACCATCCCGCTGCAGGAAGATGCAGCGAAGGTGGGAAAGATTAAGGTGCTTTCCATTGCCGGGCTTCTGGGCAGGGCGATCGAGAGCATTCACATGGAGACCAGTGTTAGCACGCTGTTCAGTTAG
- a CDS encoding methyltransferase → MGPTPDHIMQTGLAFWESKTLLSAVEMGVFTELAEGPEKFERLARRLGLHPRSARDFLDALVALGFLERVGETYSNTPETDLFLDRRKPSYIGGVLEMANVRLYGFWSHLTEALRTGQQQNESKNGANASPFEALYADPARLRGFLRAMTGISRGANMAIAAKVPWAKYKTFADMGAAQGDLATQIVLKNPHLKGIGFDLAECGPIFEEYVEENGVSDRVRFQPGSFFTDAMPQVDVITMGHILHDWDLGQKKMLVKKAFDALNPGGSLVVYDAIIDDDRRKNAFGLMMSLNMLIETAGGFDYTGAECIGWMKEAGFSEAYVEHLMGPDSMVVGVKA, encoded by the coding sequence GTGGGTCCGACACCGGATCACATCATGCAGACAGGTCTCGCGTTCTGGGAGTCGAAGACTTTGCTGAGCGCGGTGGAGATGGGCGTGTTTACGGAGCTGGCCGAGGGGCCGGAGAAGTTTGAGAGGCTGGCGAGGCGGCTGGGGCTGCATCCACGGTCGGCGCGGGATTTTCTGGATGCGCTGGTGGCGCTGGGATTTCTGGAGCGCGTGGGCGAGACGTACTCGAACACTCCGGAGACGGACCTGTTCCTGGACCGGAGGAAGCCGAGCTACATTGGCGGGGTTCTGGAGATGGCGAACGTGCGGCTGTACGGGTTCTGGAGCCATCTGACGGAGGCGTTGAGGACGGGGCAGCAGCAGAATGAGTCGAAGAATGGAGCGAATGCTTCGCCGTTCGAGGCACTGTATGCCGATCCGGCGAGGCTGAGGGGATTCTTGAGGGCGATGACGGGGATAAGCCGTGGAGCGAATATGGCGATCGCCGCGAAGGTTCCGTGGGCGAAGTACAAGACGTTTGCTGACATGGGCGCGGCGCAGGGAGATCTGGCGACGCAGATTGTGCTGAAGAATCCGCACCTGAAGGGCATCGGGTTCGATCTTGCCGAGTGCGGGCCGATCTTTGAGGAGTACGTCGAGGAGAATGGGGTGAGCGACCGGGTGCGGTTTCAGCCGGGGTCGTTCTTTACGGATGCGATGCCGCAGGTGGATGTGATCACGATGGGTCACATTCTGCACGACTGGGATCTTGGGCAGAAGAAGATGCTGGTGAAGAAGGCGTTCGATGCGCTGAATCCGGGAGGCTCGCTGGTGGTGTATGACGCGATCATCGACGACGACCGGAGGAAGAATGCGTTTGGGCTGATGATGAGCCTGAACATGCTGATCGAAACTGCGGGAGGGTTCGATTACACGGGCGCGGAGTGCATTGGATGGATGAAGGAGGCCGGGTTCAGCGAGGCGTACGTGGAGCACCTCATGGGGCCGGACTCGATGGTTGTGGGGGTGAAGGCTTGA